One genomic window of Candidatus Rokuibacteriota bacterium includes the following:
- a CDS encoding helix-turn-helix transcriptional regulator — MAERLRTLLRTIRVEKGLRQIDLAERLGQPQSFVSKYESGERQLDFVEVAQVCEALRISLAEIVRRFEEKQA, encoded by the coding sequence ATGGCAGAGCGCCTTCGTACCCTCCTCCGGACCATCAGAGTGGAGAAGGGTCTTCGGCAGATAGACCTCGCCGAGCGGCTCGGCCAGCCCCAGTCCTTTGTTAGCAAATACGAAAGCGGTGAGCGCCAGCTCGATTTCGTTGAAGTGGCCCAAGTGTGCGAAGCCCTGCGGATATCACTCGCGGAAATCGTCCGTCGCTTTGAAGAGAAGCAAGCATGA